Part of the Prunus dulcis chromosome 8, ALMONDv2, whole genome shotgun sequence genome is shown below.
ggaaaaaaaaaaaagaagaagaagaagaaagaagtgcAATGATATGCCTTGCATTCAGAGATGAATTTGTCATAGAACTTAGAAAGAGTAACTGATGCCTATCTTGTTAACTGTGTCACATGGAATTCCTTTGTGTTATATTACATATAATAGTAATTCTTGCCATTGCTGCCTGTTTTTGTCTTCGGGAAGGGAAAAATCTCAAATGAGAAGAATTTGGCATGGCCAGAGAGACAGTTGACagacataattaacaaatGCCTCTCCTTATTTTAACACTCAATTACACCACCTTCCTCTTCACTCTATAGCCAACAACAGCTAGCtataatgaaaattttgacccaaaaaaaataatgaaaattttgaaaccaaatatgtagctctctctctctctctctctctctctctctctctgtagtCAAAAAAGCAAAGAGAGAATCAAAGATAATGTGGCAAATGGCCTTCATAAGAGGGGCTCTTttatcaaaaccaaaaacagcCCATTTCACTGAACCTATTGAGGAAAACAATGCAAGACACATGGTGTAGCAAACAGCCctattcaattcaaaaatatGTAGCAAAGAAACAGAACCCCGAGGTGAAGGTGGTGGAGCTGGTGTGCCtgctttctttattcttttaaaaCCTATCTGTCTTCATCTCTCTATCCTTTTCTTGCTTGACTGCAAAGGATGTATTAATTATAGAAAACCAGTAGAGTTTAAGAAAAGAATCaagaaaagagagggagagagagacccAATGCAAAACCAAGTAGAGTGTGGTTAGTGTTTTGAGGCAGTTTGGCAATGCCAATGCTGCTGATCAGGAAGTCTTGTATCtcccacaaccaccaccaaatgCCGAGGAAACTCTTCCCAActcacctccacctccaccacttCCTCTCTCACTATTCTCTCCtgctcttcttcctcctcacACTTCTAACTTGTTCTGCTTCTGCTGCAAATGTTGAGGTTCTTACTCTACATTCATGGCTTCAAAGCTCTCCCTCCCCCTCACCGTCTTCTTCATCAGATTTCTCCAACTGGAACCCTTTAGACCAAAACCCTTGCAGCTGGTCCTACATAACTTGCTCTCCCCAAAACTTTGTCACTGAATTAAATATCCAGTCTGTTGAGCTAGCCCTTCCCTTCCCTTCCAATCTCTCCTCCCTTGCCTTCCTCCAAAGGCTCATCATTTCTGGTGCCAACCTCACTGGAACAGTGTCATCTGATATTGGTCATTGTAATGCACTTACTGTGATTGATGTTAGCTCAAACAGTCTTGTGGGTTCTATTCCTTCAAGCATTGGAAAGCTCCAAAATCTTCAGGACTTGATTTTGAACTCTAACCAGCTCACTGGGCAGATACCAAAAGAGCTTGGTGGTTGCATCAGCCTTAAGAATCTCCTTGTATTTGATAACTATCTCAGTGGGAGTGTTCCTGCTGAGCTTGGCAAACTATTAAACTTGGAAGTTATTCGTGCCGGTGGCAACAAAGACATTTCAGGAAAAATCCCGGATGAGCTTGGAAACTGCAAGAATTTGCAGGTGCTTGGTCTTGCTGATACTAAAATTTCCGGTTCCATCCCTGCATCATTGGGTAAACTAAGCATGCTTCAGACGCTTTCGGTTTATACTACCATGATATCCGGTGAGATTCCACCGGATATTGGCAACTGTTCTGAGCTTGTCAATCTATTTTTGTATGAGAATGACCTCTCTGGTTTACTGCCACCAGAGTTGGGTAAGCTTCAGAAGCTGGAGAAGATATTGCTGTGGCAGAACAATCTTGTTGGGAACATTCCTGAGGAAATTGGGAACTGCAGAAGCTTGAAGACTATAGATCTCTCTTTGAATTCTGTCTCTGGAAGCATACCCCAATCTTTTGGAAACCTCTCAAATCTTGAAGATCTTATGCTTAGTAACAATAACATTTCTGGTTCAATCCCATCAGTTCTTTCCAGTGCTACAAAACTCTTGCAGTTGCAGCTTGATACTAATCAGATATCAGGCTTAATCCCAACTGAGCTGGGAATGTTGACAGAGCTAACAGTCTTTTTCGCTTGGCAGAACAAACTTGAAGGTAGCATTCCATCAGAATTGGCTGGTTGTAAGAGCCTCCAAGCTATTGATCTCTCACACAATGCCCTCACTGGTAGCTTACCTCCTGGCCTGTTTCAGCTGCAAAATTTAACGAAGCTTCTCTTGATTTCGAATGAAATTTCGGGGTCCATACCTGCAGTGATTGGAAACTGTAGTTCTCTTATCCGGCTCCGCCTCGTAAACAATAGAATCAGTGGAGAGATTCCAAAAGAAATTGGGCTCCTTGACAATCTTAGTTTCCTTGACCTGTCTGAAAACAATCTTGTTGGTCTAGTGCCAGATGAAATTGGAAAATGCAGTGCATTACAGCTGCTGAACTTAAGTAACAACAGCCTTGGAGGTACTTTGCCTagccttttttcttctctcactAGGCTTGAGGTATTGGATGCCTCTGTGAATCGATTTGTGGGTCAGATTCCTGAGAGTTATGGTAGGCTTGCTTCACTTAACAGGCTCATCCTCAGCAAGAACTCACTCTCGGGACCAATACCCTCTTCGCTTGGTCGCTGTTCTAGCCTTCAGCTACTTGATCTTAGCAGCAACGAGCTCACTGGTACAATCCCGGAGGACCTGTTTGAAATTGAAGCTCTTGACATTGCTTTAAACCTGAGTTTCAATGCCTTGTCTGGGATAATCCCACCACAGGTTTCTGCTCTTAATAAGCTATCCATACTAGACCTCTCACACAACAAGCTTGAAGGCGACTTGTTGGCACTATCCGGGCTCGAAAATCTTGTTTCTTTGAACATCTCATACAACAATTTCACCGGCTATCTTCCTGATGAAAAGCTGTTTCGGCAGTTGTCAGTAACGGACCTGGCAGGAAACGAAGGACTGTGCTCTAGAGGTCATGACTTTTGCTTCCTCAGCAATGGTACAACAATGAGCATGCCAAAAAGTGGCGGTTTCAGGAGATCATGGAGGCTTAAGTTGGCCATTGGCTTGCTGACA
Proteins encoded:
- the LOC117638632 gene encoding LRR receptor-like serine/threonine-protein kinase RCH1; this translates as MPRKLFPTHLHLHHFLSHYSLLLFFLLTLLTCSASAANVEVLTLHSWLQSSPSPSPSSSSDFSNWNPLDQNPCSWSYITCSPQNFVTELNIQSVELALPFPSNLSSLAFLQRLIISGANLTGTVSSDIGHCNALTVIDVSSNSLVGSIPSSIGKLQNLQDLILNSNQLTGQIPKELGGCISLKNLLVFDNYLSGSVPAELGKLLNLEVIRAGGNKDISGKIPDELGNCKNLQVLGLADTKISGSIPASLGKLSMLQTLSVYTTMISGEIPPDIGNCSELVNLFLYENDLSGLLPPELGKLQKLEKILLWQNNLVGNIPEEIGNCRSLKTIDLSLNSVSGSIPQSFGNLSNLEDLMLSNNNISGSIPSVLSSATKLLQLQLDTNQISGLIPTELGMLTELTVFFAWQNKLEGSIPSELAGCKSLQAIDLSHNALTGSLPPGLFQLQNLTKLLLISNEISGSIPAVIGNCSSLIRLRLVNNRISGEIPKEIGLLDNLSFLDLSENNLVGLVPDEIGKCSALQLLNLSNNSLGGTLPSLFSSLTRLEVLDASVNRFVGQIPESYGRLASLNRLILSKNSLSGPIPSSLGRCSSLQLLDLSSNELTGTIPEDLFEIEALDIALNLSFNALSGIIPPQVSALNKLSILDLSHNKLEGDLLALSGLENLVSLNISYNNFTGYLPDEKLFRQLSVTDLAGNEGLCSRGHDFCFLSNGTTMSMPKSGGFRRSWRLKLAIGLLTTLTIALTIFGAVAVYRTRKMMGEDNDSEMGGDSWPWQFTPFQKVNFTVDQVLKCLVETNVIGKGCSGIVYRAEMETEDIAIKKLWPTTIATRYNCQNDRFGINAEVRDSFSAEVKTLGSIRHKNIVRFLGCCWNRNTRLLMYEYMPNGSLGGLLHERSGNCLEWDLRYRIVLGAAQGLAYLHHDCVPPIVHRDIKANNILIGPDFDSCIADFGLAKLVDEGDFARSSNTVAGSYGYIAPEYGYMMKITEKSDVYSYGVVVLEVLTGKQPIDPTIPDGLHIVDWVRQRRGGVEVLDASLRARPESEIEEMLQTLGVALLCINSTPDDRPTMKDVAAMLKEIRQEREECMKANMLLNGSAENEGRENISCSVGTSSAMVVQHSSYPSSHSTSFSASSLIYTSPPNVKNNS